A genome region from bacterium includes the following:
- the dnaG gene encoding DNA primase produces MPTPASSLPVLRIPEDKIEEIRATADILTVVQEYVTLKKRGQNWFGLCPFHTEDTPSFSVNPSRGIYKCFGCNRGGNAISFLMEIERLSYVEAVRMLAERLGIELPKARAAEEGESEGDRLVRANGMARDFFHRQLLERRDTGGEQARSYLKSRGYGKEVIERYLLGYAPDSWDALAEHARGLGMPLSLLVQAGLLKEGKEKNRPYDAFRHRIVFPIRNLAGRVIGFGGRKLREDEDSPKYVNSPETAVYRKGRELFGLWEARDAIRRQSEAILVEGYTDCLSLVMAGVAITVATLGTALTEQQARLIKRFTNRVFLLYDGDEAGLSAARRAVDVLLQAGVEPRVLMLPEGEDPDSFVRARGGEEVWRLRNENALSAVDFQLRLAKRRSISLSDAARELVTSAALILSPVEQDVFLQEIAGKTRISLDALRRELSRVRPAPRTSEETLPPREKWPPPGPVSVLVRILVRRPELRAEIFQTWKPNGIPDERLSQLASLLHAEWEREAMSEPQRLLDEFPESPVREFIVDSLYEMEEADRDERALEIDRKMARDCLRSIEADRVRVEISALKEQLAKDDSAELLMQLQTLLRREKELRGRGN; encoded by the coding sequence GTGCCAACGCCTGCGTCCTCCCTTCCCGTCTTGAGAATTCCCGAAGATAAGATCGAGGAAATTCGCGCGACCGCCGATATTCTGACGGTGGTGCAAGAATACGTGACCCTGAAGAAGCGGGGTCAGAACTGGTTCGGGTTGTGTCCGTTCCACACCGAGGACACGCCGAGTTTTTCGGTGAATCCGAGCCGGGGAATCTACAAGTGTTTCGGCTGCAACCGGGGCGGGAACGCCATCAGCTTCCTGATGGAGATCGAGCGGCTCAGCTACGTCGAGGCGGTGCGGATGCTGGCGGAGCGGTTGGGGATCGAACTGCCGAAGGCGCGGGCCGCCGAGGAAGGGGAATCGGAAGGCGACCGGCTGGTGCGGGCCAATGGAATGGCGCGGGATTTCTTCCATCGGCAACTCCTCGAACGGCGCGATACGGGCGGGGAACAGGCCCGTTCGTATCTCAAATCGCGCGGCTACGGCAAGGAAGTCATCGAGCGTTACCTGTTGGGATACGCTCCCGATTCGTGGGACGCGCTGGCCGAACACGCGCGCGGATTGGGAATGCCGCTGTCGCTCCTCGTACAGGCGGGACTCCTGAAAGAGGGGAAAGAGAAGAATCGCCCCTACGATGCGTTCCGCCACCGGATTGTATTTCCCATCCGCAATCTGGCGGGGCGGGTGATCGGTTTCGGCGGGAGAAAATTGCGCGAGGATGAGGACAGTCCCAAGTACGTGAACTCTCCCGAAACGGCGGTCTATCGCAAGGGGCGCGAGCTATTCGGACTCTGGGAGGCGCGGGATGCGATCCGAAGGCAGAGCGAAGCGATTCTGGTGGAAGGCTACACGGATTGTTTGTCGCTGGTGATGGCGGGAGTGGCGATTACCGTAGCGACGCTGGGCACGGCGCTCACCGAGCAGCAGGCGCGGCTCATCAAGCGGTTCACGAATCGCGTGTTCCTGCTCTATGACGGGGACGAGGCGGGACTTTCGGCGGCGCGGCGGGCGGTGGACGTTCTGCTGCAAGCGGGCGTGGAGCCGCGCGTGCTCATGCTGCCCGAGGGGGAAGATCCCGATTCGTTCGTGCGGGCGCGGGGCGGTGAAGAGGTATGGAGGCTGCGAAACGAGAACGCTTTGTCGGCGGTGGATTTTCAGCTCCGGCTGGCGAAGCGGCGCTCGATCTCGCTTTCTGATGCCGCCCGCGAGCTGGTGACCAGCGCGGCGCTCATTCTCAGTCCCGTCGAGCAGGACGTGTTCCTGCAGGAGATCGCGGGCAAGACCCGTATCAGTCTCGATGCGCTGCGGCGGGAACTGAGCCGCGTCCGTCCCGCGCCGCGAACCTCCGAGGAAACGCTGCCGCCTCGCGAGAAGTGGCCGCCGCCGGGGCCGGTATCGGTGCTGGTGCGAATACTGGTGCGTCGGCCGGAGTTGCGGGCGGAGATCTTTCAGACTTGGAAGCCGAACGGGATTCCCGATGAACGGTTATCGCAGCTTGCCAGCCTGCTACATGCCGAGTGGGAACGCGAAGCGATGTCGGAGCCGCAGCGATTGCTCGATGAATTCCCCGAATCGCCGGTGCGCGAGTTCATCGTGGACAGCCTCTATGAAATGGAGGAGGCCGATCGTGATGAGCGGGCGCTGGAGATAGACCGCAAGATGGCAAGGGATTGTCTGCGCAGCATCGAGGCCGATCGCGTGCGGGTGGAAATCAGTGCGCTCAAGGAGCAACTGGCGAAGGACGACTCGGCGGAGCTGCTGATGCAACTGCAAACGCTCTTGCGGCGGGAAAAGGAATTGCGGGGACGGGGAAATTAG
- a CDS encoding LemA family protein, protein MRAVAILLLAIVGIGLVLALWIYGTYNGLVNLDEEGNKAFAQVEVVLQRRFDLIPNLVETVKGYAAHEADVFKAVTEARSRVGQAASAEGRVAAENQLTGALSRLLLVAENYPQLKANQNFLALQDELAGTENRITVERRRYNEAATEYNKKIRRVPAAMIASMFGFERKPLLEAPAEAKQAPKVSFEK, encoded by the coding sequence ATGCGAGCGGTTGCGATTTTGCTGCTGGCGATTGTGGGAATCGGGCTGGTTTTGGCCCTGTGGATCTACGGGACCTACAACGGTTTGGTCAATCTCGACGAAGAGGGGAACAAGGCGTTCGCACAGGTGGAGGTCGTTTTGCAGCGGCGGTTCGACCTGATTCCCAATCTGGTGGAAACGGTCAAGGGCTACGCGGCTCATGAGGCGGACGTCTTCAAAGCGGTCACGGAAGCGCGCAGCCGGGTGGGACAGGCTGCCTCGGCCGAAGGACGAGTCGCCGCCGAGAATCAGCTCACCGGAGCGCTGTCACGATTGCTGTTGGTGGCTGAGAACTATCCGCAGTTGAAGGCCAACCAGAATTTCCTCGCGTTGCAGGACGAACTGGCGGGAACCGAAAACCGTATCACCGTCGAGCGCAGACGCTACAACGAAGCGGCCACCGAGTACAACAAGAAAATCCGCCGGGTTCCGGCGGCGATGATCGCGAGTATGTTCGGATTTGAGCGGAAGCCTTTACTGGAAGCTCCCGCCGAGGCGAAGCAGGCTCCGAAGGTGAGTTTCGAGAAGTAG
- a CDS encoding nucleotidyltransferase domain-containing protein: protein MKDLLDRIVGEAQTALGENLLAVVLYGSHARGEATAKSDVNLIMIIRDQSAEKLAPLAKLMPAWLKKRVAPPVILQQDQIGRSLDTFSLEFVEMAAARKVLFGDDPFVNFSPDWAAVRRDLEREARQKRIALTRRWLAAGGKDAILRALITDTVSGYFTLLRGTLMLKRKEILSLTNDAVLTELGGKSWFRQEVWARLRAVAMGKTKIGGAELQTLMNDYLQQAVALTRRLDELE, encoded by the coding sequence ATGAAAGATCTTCTCGATAGAATCGTAGGCGAGGCACAGACGGCGCTGGGCGAGAATCTGCTCGCGGTAGTGCTGTACGGTTCGCACGCGCGGGGCGAGGCTACGGCGAAGAGCGACGTGAACCTAATCATGATCATCCGTGATCAGAGCGCGGAGAAGCTCGCTCCTCTGGCCAAGCTCATGCCCGCGTGGCTGAAGAAACGGGTCGCGCCGCCGGTGATTCTGCAGCAGGACCAGATCGGGCGGAGTCTCGATACGTTTTCACTTGAATTCGTGGAAATGGCGGCGGCGCGGAAGGTGCTCTTCGGTGACGATCCGTTCGTGAATTTCTCGCCCGACTGGGCGGCCGTGCGGCGGGACCTCGAACGGGAAGCGCGGCAGAAACGAATCGCGCTCACGCGGCGGTGGCTGGCGGCGGGCGGGAAGGATGCAATCCTGCGGGCACTGATTACCGACACGGTTTCCGGCTATTTCACGCTGCTACGCGGAACGCTGATGCTCAAGCGAAAAGAAATCTTGTCGCTCACTAATGATGCGGTGCTGACGGAGCTGGGAGGCAAGTCGTGGTTCCGTCAGGAGGTGTGGGCACGGCTGCGGGCGGTGGCAATGGGAAAAACCAAGATCGGGGGAGCCGAGCTGCAGACGCTGATGAACGACTACCTCCAGCAGGCGGTTGCACTGACGCGCAGGCTGGACGAGTTGGAGTAA